Genomic DNA from Vespula vulgaris chromosome 5, iyVesVulg1.1, whole genome shotgun sequence:
TTTGGATCAGTATCGATGTTATTAAAACGTAacaaagtataatatttttaactataGTAATAGTCGTTTGTGTagataaatgttttataaatttgcGCTAatctaagaaattaaaaaattaatatgccAATTGGTCATGGTCATAATAAatcggttaaaaaaaaaaagaaattccaattattcttttgtttGGAATATAAGACTACTATTCATATGTCTGTgtaattacgaatatttaaacgaaatatatgaTCAAAATCGCAGAAAACTATGTAGATTATTcggtatttcattttatcgtagTCACATGAGACGTATCATAAAAGAAGTGATCAAACGGCATTCTATGAAATATCGTATGTGATATTATGCGTAAAAGCAAAAGATAAAATCACTACATGCATATTGGACAAAGCAACGCTAGAGGACAAACCAAATGAATCACGTGATATAGGGGGAGGGTTCGATATAACAACACGCGAAGCATCGTTTTCTTGTCTCATAAGCATCGCAACGTTCAGTGACGACGATTCgtttatcattcttattttgtattttcgaGTGATCTTTGTTCATTGCGGTAagttttttcatatatatatatatgcaactAAACAGCCTTTGTTTCTCCGTGaatcatattaaatatctaatcTGATTATATCGTATGACTCATAAATGAAGTTTTACagatattcattaaaaaaaactttttgttTACGTTATTactaatttcatatattaacagatgtttctttttacgaagTCGCTTGCTTTCTacattgttattttctttctttaatacaCGTAATTAAACGCTTATCTTCACTTTCTTTGTTCTACCATATTAAACTAATACcctatttacaaataaaaatactgatcgttaatatactaatataaaatttattaaaatgatttgaatatttatttatatagttatataataatgagagtatacattttatgaataaatttttaagaagaaacaaaatggaTGACGCAAGAACTTCCATGCCATGAATGCTTTATGATTTGTAATGTTTTGTATCCTTTAACTTCATTCAATAATTCTTATATTGttgaaatcgttcgattattaGTTGAATTTCCAACGtgcattaaatttattttaatttgaaatttttcttagtTTTATAAGAATGCGGAAAATATTGACAATTGAAGTATGAACGTATTTTTTCCTTATACGATTTAATGACGTTTGCAATAATAATCATACTCGTATCCAAGAAGCTGGAATCGTTTagtcattgaaaataatttaattgttttatattttttatattgttttaacCTTCAAAAGTGAATTTTAGTAAATATTATAGTTAATACATCttataatcgtaaaattaaaatttaggTTAGCTGTTTGTATTCCtagtgaaaaataatataatcaaggACTACAATCccaaacaataaaaatattttctattaatcatGTCATTgcattttatgtatttttaaatatcttcgagcttaactaaaattatatataataattatgattattatataatattgtattttttcagTTCAATTTATACAGTCATGAAGATATTACTGGTCTTCCTACTTTCAGCAATATTTGCTGTTCAAGCCATTTCATTCTTTGATCTTGTTTTAGAAGAATGGACAACATATAAGgtaatcttaaaaataaaagtttatttttttaatttttgttgatACTTTCTAACatcaaattttatcttttatagcTTGAACATAGTAAGAATTACATATCTAATGCTGAGGAAAAATtcagaatgaaaatatatatggataATAAACATAAGATCGCATTACATaatcgtaaatataaattaggaCAAGTTggttacaaattaaaaatgaataaatttggTGATATGGTAAGTAAAAAGGATTTTGCATCAAAATACATtgagtaatatttttaatatgtaatatatatttaagaatattcatCTTATAGCTTCATTATGAGTTTGCACAAACAATGAATGGTTTTAATAAATCAACAAATCTACAATTAAGAGCAGAAAGGCAACCTGTTGGTGCTACATTTATTGAACCAGCAAATGTAGTATTACCAGAATTTGTAGAttggagagaaaaaggtgCAGTTACTCCTGTTAAAGATCAAAAATCTTGTGGTTCATGTTGGGCATTTTCAACGGTATTTATTTgtctttcaaaaaattaacTAATCTTATtcctataaatattattttaaagattattaattaataatacaattctTTTATAGACAGGTGCGTTGGAAGGGCAACACTTTAGACAAACTGGTGTTTTAGTATCTTTAAGTGAACAGAACTTAATAGATTGTTCTGGAAAGTATGGTAATAATGGATGTCAAGGTGGTCTTATGGATCAAgcatttcaatatattaagGAAAACAAAGGCCTTGATACAGAAAAAAGTTATCCATATGAAGCAGAAAGGGAGACTTGCAagtaaataatgaattatgttATGAACAgaaaattcgtagattaggatatatttattactttgatTTATAGGTATAATCCAAATAATAGTGGTGCCTATGATATTGGATATGTAGATATTCCAGaaggaaatgagaaaaaattgaaagctGCTGTTGCTACTGTAGGACCAGTATCTATAGCCATTGATGCTTCTCACCAATCCTTCCAATTTTATTCTGAAGGTTTGTTGtgattctatatttttctatatttaagaaattttttctttttatcatactagtttattttactttaacgaattaatgtttttataaaaatgtaggTGTTTATTATGAACCTGAATGCTCTTCTACAAATTTGGACCATGGAGTACTAATAGTAGGATATGGAACTGACGACAACGGAGATGATTATTGGTTAGTAAAAAATAGTTGGGACACAACTTGGGGTGACAAAGGATACATAAAAATGGccagaaataaagaaaatcattgCGGTGTAGCTACATCTGCCAGTTATCCACTTGTTTAAACATCCATTTATGCAGCTAGTGTTGCTGGGAATGAAGTCTTCATAATAactgtaaataattaaaaaactttattaaaaCCGAAGCATATAAGTTTAGTGAACATACCTTTAAATTTAGAATTTAGTAGTTATTgtcaatatttgtttttcatttctatttgagtttttatttataagcaaaaaaaatttatatcttaagtttggaatataaatacattatgcatacatatgcgtgtataaattattgttattatcattgacACTAGATAAACGATATTTTGTGTCCATGTGCATATGTACaagcgtatgtgtgtatagaaataaaagtaagcaCGTAGTGCAATGAGAAATAATAGTAGCACCTGTGATGATCctttaaaattttacaagTTTGTTTTTTACGTTGCATTGTATACGCTTatctgtaatattttatattattataagtatGGGATTTATATTTGAAGATACACTTTTGAAGTACGAACCAGTTAAAACGCATTTATGAGTACTCTGCTTCTAATTGCATGTAGCTACTATCAGATGGCGCTAGAGTAACTTGTTTCTATATCAGAggatatctttcatttttattgtgAACAAGCATCCATAAATGTCTGACAATACACGTTGAAATACTATAAGGGACCAATATGTAATGTTTAcagtgataaaaataaatatgaatggtTAATGtagtaaatgtaataatatttaatatgtgtTACTCTGTGATACATATTTAGATgtcttcaaattttattttgtacatagtaatataaagtatatttcgTGAACATAACCTGTAAAAGattatctaaataaatgaatgtgTTTACAACAGTTCGATTTAAAGAGTGAGGAATACAATTGTATATTACCATAAAACATTTGTTTACGTAGACATATATAGGACATGttatacataattaaaaagatttttttatgatcatttttgtaaatattgtcTGCAATGGGAGAAGTGAATGTATGCTTTCAAATAGACACTGATAATCGTGAAAATTTTCCATCGGGACTTGCATTTCATACTTTTCGAAAACAAAGGGAtacattttatgaaattttgagAATATGGGAGCAAAACCATTTGGTACCAGGATGGGCTTTCCAGGTAGCCTTAGGAGGGAAGATACGAACAATGCTCACGCTACATAGTGACGCTACTAATTATTCTCACTTTGCAAGATTATTTAAATCTCAACTCCTTATTTCATGTATACAAAAAGGGCAACAAGTAagttatatacaaattattgtAGTGGAATTTGAGTcatttatattgtaaatttttgttttaggaAGATATAgttgatgatgataatataaGTATTCTTAAAACATTAAAACATGTTAATCCACAAAAGTTGACACAGCTTAGGAAAAGATTGGTTACTCCTTTATCATCCCAAAATAATGTTTATGGTCCATCTTTCCCTGGTACTCAAGAATTTTTTAGAGATTTCATATTACATGCATTTAATccaatattttatacacattTAGAAAATTGTTTAGTACATGAAATTACAGAATTAAATAAGACTCAATTTATTGGCAGTGAAATAGAGGATTCAggtattctttatatataagttaatatatatttctctctctttctctctctctctctctctctatttataagaaagctgaataataaatgaataaataactatattttatttatatgtacatatatatattttagaaacaATAGTGGATGAGCAAACACAACGTACTTTTATCACTTGTGTATTAAGTTTAAGACTACTTGCAAAAATGTTGGGATTACTTGTATCTTTACCATATAGATTAGAATCAGGTGCTAGTAAAGAGATCATAACATCACAAATTGAGATTAGAAGTAGTGTAagttatacatttaatattgattatattaagtatattatatataatacaaaaaaattattatttgtaggTTGTACCATCgttaaatttacaaatttgCCTTCAGAATGCaataatagaaggaaaaatgtCTTTAAGTATACCTTGGATAGTAAAGTACCTAGCAATGATGGATATTGTGTCTCTTCGATTACCATACTACAAACCAGTCTTAgaattactatattatatctatagaaGTGTCAGTACTTACGATTTTACTTCTTCTGATAGTCTTATGTCTCAACAAACTGCTCTTTTACTTAAATCTACATTGAATTGGTTTTTCGAATTACCAAATTTTCCTAAAGATTTTTGTTTAACTTGGCaagaaatatatcaaacaaaagaattaaaaactcGGAGACAGTTTGATAAAATGTTAGCACAGACATATGATGTATTATCTGTAGAACCTGTTGTTTCTGTTACTCCTACTAAATATTGTTTagataaattagatataatagaTGATGCAGTTCTTTGTAAATGCTGTCCTATAACTGATTTAAAACTACATACTATgtcaacaaaaaatataaaacacaaTACACGAGGTCCAAATAAACACATAACGCCTGTTTCTAGTCAACTTCATAAATTTGGCACTAATAGTAGCAAACATTTAGAGGTAATtgagatattttaaataaattataatttctatattatcatTACAATTCTTAATACAGTTGCAGTTAGAGGAAGCTTTTTTTCATGGTCAACCTGCTTCAACTCGGAAAACCGTTGATTTTGTCTCTGAGAGAGTTGCATCCACTTGTGTAAAGCATATTTGTAACACATTATTGGCAACTGcaagagaaacaaatttaGATGCTTTTAGAGaacttatgaaaaaaaagtacaaagaaAGGTATAAAGAAACACAAACTATAACAAATGGTAATACAGATATTAGTGAGTTCAAGGTGAATTTTTTGCTACTTCATGctgaaaattgtattttacgtattttatataatttttatgccCTTTATTTTAGTCGTCATTAGTAAAGGAAATGACTTTGTtagctgctgctgcttctaAAAATTTGAAGGAACAGTGTGAAAGAAGCATCCCTCAGCTCTGTGAAAATCGAATTGTAAAATCTATTGAATCGCTTTTAGCAGAAGATTCTTTATTGCCTGTTAAAGAAATGTGTATAAAAATAGCAATCAGAATAGCCATAGAACGTATAAATCAATGGATACAATCTCATATTGTTGGTGGCTCATTGTTTACTAAAGATATGGAGTTAGAAATTAATAggtttttaagaaataataatactgtATCTTTAATGCAAGAAAAAGTTCATAATTCAGCAGCTCCTGCTCCATGTTATGTCATAGATGAAATTAGAGTATGTCTATATTCGCTTTTTTTTGTAgtttaataagtaaaataataactcacaatgtttaatttctttttatagtcaTTGATATGGGAcattatagataataatggaaaaaatttAACTATAACTTCAGTGACacttattttgaataaattatatcaaactTTAAATGAAAGAGCTGATCTGGTGACAGGACCAGAGAAAATCTTGTATTTATTGAGTgttgatttttctttgtttttgggtaagattaaaattatttattttaaaagtataatataatgttttataatatgttATGTATTTGTAGTTGCACATAGAATGGATCTATTTACACAGGATATTCAAAAactgataattaaaatatggactataaacaattttaagaTATTTGAAGCAGATACTCCTATGTTGAGATTGTTGAGCCCAAGGAATGTTATGTTACTTGCACAACCACAAACTGATGAAAGCTGGTTAATGTGCGGAAGATTTCTAAGGAGATTATTGGAGGAAAGTGTCCTTGATATAGAATTTTTGAGTGATCAGTATGTGGCATTATTTAGGCACGATTGGCCTGTAGTAAGTTTTCAGATTTTCTGAGTGAACttcattttacatatttccatttaatattatctattctttGCAGCctatattaaaacaattatcaATGTGCCTTAATGAAAGTATTGCGGGTTATAAGTCGACAGAtgagaaaacagagaaagttAGATATTTGCTTGGGTGGATAGCAGAGACCTGTCGTGAAATAGAAATTGGTGATGATTTCTTGTAGATTAATCCTCTCAATATATtctattgatatattttaaattctgATCTGTTAAGAATTTTTGTAAActatatgaattttataagtGTACATTGTTTATTCTCATGACAACAGGAGAAAACTATACtactgtttattttatttttatgagaaGAATACCTCTCAGTTTGTATGTATACTTGTTGTAAATCAATTTCtcagaaaattaattcttctATTTGAAATGGCTGTATATTATTGCACCATCatctattttataaacaaagttATGCTacgtattttaaaataaaaatgttatatttttcttttacatcttctctctttttctgttgtaTGTAGATTTTGTTATTAAGCAATAGAAGAAATCAACAGTATTATGAAAATAGCATTACTAATAAGTTACCAGGATTTCTtgaaaagtaatagaaaagcGATctgtacaaaaagaaagaaaaaatataaatagtcgTACATACACAGTTCTTATTTGGCGGGAGGAGGGGTAACAGCTCGAGCGTGATTGGATGTACGTGATTGGTGGGAACATGCGCGCCATATCGGTACAGTGAGTAAAGTAGAAACAAAAAGTGGCGGTCAGTCGTGAACCGCGCGTTGCACGGATAGGAGCTAATAGTCTAGTCTGTTgctttattgtaatatatccgatttttaacaaaaaatcgttgacttctttcgatcgaaataaagaaggatATTTGATAAGAATACGAAATCGTATATAAcaagtacaaaaaaattatttgtagaaACGTTTTCTAATTATCTTGTTATGAATAGAATAACAATAGAGTCTCAACGATATCGATAGAAACAGATGATTAgtgtgtatttttattattttccattccAATTATTCGTAGTTTTTACAAGAGGTAAGACATACGCGTTTCAAGATTGAAGATGATGTGCGCGCAATAAATTCAAGCAGTTCAACACGTGCTCGCGCGTACACGTGGACTCATCGAAatgtgagagagaagaatagaagagGAAGTCGATTGTTGGGTGCTGTCGATGCGACGTCAACATTTGTGATCATCGTCAAGTAAGTGAGATAGATAGCAAAacgtaaaacgaaacgaaagtcCTGCCAATGTTTTTCCTAATTGATTCGTGTGAtagtgaaagataaaaaattgagaaGAATTATAACCAAACTAATTCGATGTTTTATATGGAAATGACATGGTAGTACTTTGGTATCgacttatctttttattttttttttctcaatattattaattcactTAGGAAGCATAAATGATAAGTAATTTTAAGTTTCACTAACCTTTTGCGTGCGATATGCGTAAATAATAACTTTTGTCGTCAATATTTACTACTCGAGGAAATTTGTAGGGAATaagtatttacataaatataggTATACCGAATAAACTTCTCGATATGATTTAGTATAATTTCAATGGTATTGCAAGAAagctttttatttcgtttgtaaGCAACAAGCGAGTTTAACGAGATTGAAAACtttcaaatcgattttaatgtTCGTTGATCGATAAAAGTTTTGCATCggatgaatgaaaaaagagaaaggaaggggtTAGAAAAGGcgggaaaagggaaaaggaagagtGCATCGTTCCGAACTGTGCGTTCTCGTGAATCGAACTGGAAGCCAAATACTGTTGTGGTTAGAAAAGTGTAAACGATCATCGAATCGGTGTGTGACAAAAACGTAAAGCGAATGAGGGTTATGTTGTAAGTACGTGCGAGTGTAAATATACTAAACGAAACGACGTTTTTCGCtcaatatatttctctcttctgtaACTTTCGAAATTGCCTATCGCAATTATCGCAAATAtccatcttattttttttatagcataacttttcttcttaatgaaaaagatcgcaagattttattatgtttacGAGGAATATTTTCGTACGCGTGAGTTAAAAACATTTTGGACGACAAGAAGAAATACTATGGATACACGGTTGTGTGAGAAACTttcgagaatataaaaatgtctCTCGTGTCTCATAAACATGTCTCTTTGTTATTTAGCTTTTGACCTTCTACAACCTTGTAGAGATTCGAAGCAGGTCAATATTTtgtacacatatcaatgtccAACTTTaaaacaagtttttttttagactttaattcttttactGTGGTATTTGTTGTACGAACCATTCAATTTTAGATTTCGCGTGTATGTATTAGTTTTACATGGCGTTCGTTGGCATCGAACCAACTTATTTCCACGAGAGAATACCCTATTTCGAAAATTGCAATCTGGTTTATATGCTCGAATCTCGTAATTTACTTCTTTATATCAAAGACGTTGTATGCTCAAATAAGTTTGTTTCACATTTCGGTATCTCGTGTGATATTTGTCTCgtgttttaaatattacgcaaaagatcgagaaagttatgtttcttttttccttttttctcttctctcttttttttttctcttactattGGGAATCTCTCATCGAGATCAAACGATAAGATTTCGTGAAATATCAAGTTCCATAAAAATCGTATAGACTCGTTTCGAAACTTCGCCCCAGGATTTCGAACTTTTAAACAGCTTGTAAATTTCTCGATCGTTCCATGTAAAATCGGACTTTTTGGAACTCGTATTTCGCATTACGATAATAACTCAAACGATTATGGCACTTTCGAAAGTTATCATTCTTGCGTGATACTAGCTTCGCAAGAGTCACCCACTTTTTCAacttttctaaataatataaaataatgtttgataatttattttcctgtTGCCCAGTTTCCTTTAATTGTACATACACAACACAACTGTAAAAGGACGAAACAACGTaagatttgatttttaaatatgaacaGATTTCTGCGAAgtcgatatattaatattaattattattttataaagagaaCAATTAAATTTCGATCTTTAAGAATGGTATTTACGAAAAAGATTAAACTAGatttaattatgttatatttccATTCGAATAAGATTGGatcgaagaatttatttttgttgatgtccttggaaaaaaaaaagaaatgctctCGTCTTTCGGCaagtaaatttaataacaataagaacGTTCGtacgaaacgaataaaagaaacgaattatgATTGTCACAAAACGAGAACGGAAACGTGAGTTTAACGCGGTGCTTTCGATGGATCACTACGTTAAAATCCCGATGAAATTGCTTTTCGTGATTCGATCTGTGATTTCTTTAGAAAGGGGCAACCAACCATCGTCGTACACATGACGCCTAGGAAATTACTTGTTTTCATAACctatattttgcaaaatattaccgggtttccctttctctctctctctcctttctttttttctttcttttgtacaCAAGGAAGGTCGAAATGCTTCGTGTGcagttttctttatttcgtttagaCCGTCAAGCAAATTTACTTTGAAATTTACTCGCAaggatattatctttttttttttcttgagtaaaagttgtaaaagaagaatattaattgattGACTCCCTCGCTCGTAAGGATGGATAATTGATACAGAGTAAAAGGCTTTTTTTTAGTCGTTTAATATGTGCATCTTACAACTTTAGTATATTCGTTTCTTAagtaattacaaaaagaaaatttacttctcgaatttaatataaaaaatttgacgttcattttttgtctttttttttcttttttctattctgccccggattttattcgttcaatTTTATTCGAGTTTCATCGAGGTTTAATGGAACCACGATTTCAACTTTACTCGTTTGTCGTTTATCGCCTTAAAAGCCGAGCGATTCGTCGAACGAttgaccgagagagagagagagaatgagagagagagagagagagagagagagagagagagagagagagagagagagagagagaatgagaggaagagaaataaaggcGAAGAGTGGATTCTAAATGGACGAATAAGGTCGTGCTCGATATCGATCCTAGGCATCGTAGGGTGCTAAGACACTCTTTGATCAATTAATGTTCCGGTAGTAGCAGTGGATGAAGTGTCATTGCGCTCTCTCGCCTTATCCAGTATTAAATTTTCCACGTAAGAAAGCAGCtgaacatttaatattttgcgCTAG
This window encodes:
- the LOC127064053 gene encoding cathepsin L; protein product: MKILLVFLLSAIFAVQAISFFDLVLEEWTTYKLEHSKNYISNAEEKFRMKIYMDNKHKIALHNRKYKLGQVGYKLKMNKFGDMLHYEFAQTMNGFNKSTNLQLRAERQPVGATFIEPANVVLPEFVDWREKGAVTPVKDQKSCGSCWAFSTTGALEGQHFRQTGVLVSLSEQNLIDCSGKYGNNGCQGGLMDQAFQYIKENKGLDTEKSYPYEAERETCKYNPNNSGAYDIGYVDIPEGNEKKLKAAVATVGPVSIAIDASHQSFQFYSEGVYYEPECSSTNLDHGVLIVGYGTDDNGDDYWLVKNSWDTTWGDKGYIKMARNKENHCGVATSASYPLV
- the LOC127064048 gene encoding codanin-1, with translation MGEVNVCFQIDTDNRENFPSGLAFHTFRKQRDTFYEILRIWEQNHLVPGWAFQVALGGKIRTMLTLHSDATNYSHFARLFKSQLLISCIQKGQQEDIVDDDNISILKTLKHVNPQKLTQLRKRLVTPLSSQNNVYGPSFPGTQEFFRDFILHAFNPIFYTHLENCLVHEITELNKTQFIGSEIEDSETIVDEQTQRTFITCVLSLRLLAKMLGLLVSLPYRLESGASKEIITSQIEIRSSVVPSLNLQICLQNAIIEGKMSLSIPWIVKYLAMMDIVSLRLPYYKPVLELLYYIYRSVSTYDFTSSDSLMSQQTALLLKSTLNWFFELPNFPKDFCLTWQEIYQTKELKTRRQFDKMLAQTYDVLSVEPVVSVTPTKYCLDKLDIIDDAVLCKCCPITDLKLHTMSTKNIKHNTRGPNKHITPVSSQLHKFGTNSSKHLELQLEEAFFHGQPASTRKTVDFVSERVASTCVKHICNTLLATARETNLDAFRELMKKKYKERYKETQTITNGNTDISEFKSSLVKEMTLLAAAASKNLKEQCERSIPQLCENRIVKSIESLLAEDSLLPVKEMCIKIAIRIAIERINQWIQSHIVGGSLFTKDMELEINRFLRNNNTVSLMQEKVHNSAAPAPCYVIDEIRSLIWDIIDNNGKNLTITSVTLILNKLYQTLNERADLVTGPEKILYLLSVDFSLFLVAHRMDLFTQDIQKLIIKIWTINNFKIFEADTPMLRLLSPRNVMLLAQPQTDESWLMCGRFLRRLLEESVLDIEFLSDQYVALFRHDWPVPILKQLSMCLNESIAGYKSTDEKTEKVRYLLGWIAETCREIEIGDDFL